A DNA window from Caulobacter mirabilis contains the following coding sequences:
- a CDS encoding type II toxin-antitoxin system VapC family toxin: protein MTIVVDASALVAIAMNEPEADAMMAALDGVQGWATSVNIMEAGLALVLREAVFSPHQFQDWLADRNVVETHAVTSGHALAAYLQYGKGVHRAGLNMGDCYAYALAKQLGAPLLYKGDDFVLTDVRSALQPT, encoded by the coding sequence ATGACCATCGTCGTGGACGCCTCCGCGCTGGTCGCCATCGCGATGAATGAACCCGAAGCCGACGCGATGATGGCGGCTCTCGATGGCGTACAGGGATGGGCGACGTCGGTGAACATCATGGAAGCGGGCCTCGCCCTGGTTCTGCGAGAAGCTGTGTTTTCTCCCCATCAGTTCCAGGATTGGCTCGCTGATCGAAACGTCGTCGAGACCCATGCCGTCACATCGGGGCACGCGCTGGCCGCCTACCTCCAGTACGGCAAGGGCGTGCACCGCGCGGGCCTGAACATGGGCGACTGCTACGCCTACGCCCTGGCCAAGCAGCTCGGCGCGCCGCTGCTCTACAAGGGCGACGACTTCGTTCTCACCGACGTCCGCTCGGCGCTTCAGCCGACGTAG
- a CDS encoding type II toxin-antitoxin system VapB family antitoxin, with protein sequence MGIFIKNPETERVVRELAAARGDTITGVIDKLAREALEREQAAAASSERTLRNLAQMRASNERFRRISGLDKQPARPVTKAEWDALWPTGIPEIDDA encoded by the coding sequence ATGGGCATCTTCATCAAGAATCCCGAGACCGAGCGTGTCGTCCGTGAACTGGCCGCGGCGCGCGGGGACACGATCACCGGCGTGATCGACAAGCTGGCGCGCGAGGCGCTCGAACGCGAGCAGGCAGCCGCGGCCTCCTCGGAGCGGACTCTCCGCAATCTTGCGCAGATGCGGGCCTCCAACGAACGCTTCCGGCGCATCTCCGGATTGGACAAGCAGCCGGCCCGGCCCGTCACCAAGGCCGAGTGGGACGCGCTTTGGCCTACAGGCATTCCCGAGATCGATGACGCATGA
- a CDS encoding FAD-binding oxidoreductase — protein sequence MTAPVPADVISRLKAVLGDGGWSQDSDRVGPKLVEWRGRWTGQTPLLALPRTTAEVAAVVGLCAESGTAITPQGGNTGLVSGQIPQGEILLSTERLNAIRDIDGFDDVIVAEAGVTLAGVHEAAAKIDRRFPLGLASEGSATVGGVISTNAGGTQVLRYGSTRNLVLGVEAVLPNGEIWNGLKRLRKDNTGYDLKQLLIGAEGTLGVITAASLKLFPVLASRATAFVGLTSPREAIRLLARAKAETGGAVEAFELMGRLGVAFALKNIPGLREPLEAVHPWYALIETQSGEPGAAEAAMERLLAHALDDGLILDAAIAQTEAQAKAFWAVRENQSGGQKPEGAAWKHDVSVPVSRVADFIEQASAAVLKIDPSLRIVAFGHVGDGNIHYDVLRADGGSDQAHNEARDAGSRIVHDIVAAMDGSISAEHGLGAAKTGDALRYKSPVEVEALRAIRAALDPKRIMNPRVLF from the coding sequence ATGACCGCTCCCGTTCCCGCCGACGTCATCTCCCGCCTCAAGGCCGTGCTCGGCGACGGCGGCTGGAGCCAGGACTCCGACCGAGTCGGGCCCAAGCTGGTCGAATGGCGCGGGCGCTGGACCGGCCAGACGCCGCTGCTCGCCCTGCCCCGGACGACGGCCGAGGTCGCCGCCGTGGTCGGCCTCTGCGCCGAGAGCGGCACGGCGATCACCCCCCAGGGCGGCAACACCGGCCTGGTCAGCGGCCAGATTCCCCAGGGTGAGATTCTGCTGTCGACCGAACGGCTGAACGCGATCCGCGACATCGACGGCTTCGACGACGTCATCGTGGCAGAGGCCGGCGTCACCCTGGCCGGAGTCCACGAGGCCGCCGCGAAGATCGACCGCCGCTTCCCGCTGGGTCTGGCGTCCGAGGGGTCAGCGACCGTGGGCGGCGTCATCTCGACGAACGCCGGCGGCACCCAGGTGCTGCGCTACGGCTCGACCCGCAACCTGGTGCTGGGCGTCGAGGCGGTGCTGCCCAACGGCGAGATCTGGAACGGGCTCAAGCGGCTGCGCAAGGACAACACCGGCTACGACCTCAAGCAGCTGCTGATCGGCGCGGAAGGCACCCTGGGCGTGATCACGGCGGCCAGCCTGAAGCTGTTCCCGGTCCTGGCCTCGCGCGCCACCGCCTTCGTCGGCCTGACCTCGCCGCGCGAGGCGATCCGGCTGCTGGCCCGTGCGAAGGCGGAGACCGGCGGCGCGGTCGAGGCCTTCGAGCTGATGGGCCGGCTGGGCGTCGCCTTCGCCCTGAAGAACATCCCCGGCCTGCGCGAGCCGCTGGAAGCCGTGCATCCCTGGTACGCCTTGATCGAGACCCAGAGCGGCGAGCCCGGCGCGGCCGAGGCGGCGATGGAGCGGCTGCTGGCCCATGCCCTGGACGACGGCCTGATCCTCGACGCCGCCATCGCCCAGACCGAAGCCCAGGCCAAGGCCTTCTGGGCCGTCCGCGAGAACCAGTCCGGCGGCCAGAAGCCCGAGGGGGCCGCCTGGAAGCACGACGTCTCGGTGCCCGTATCCCGCGTCGCCGACTTCATCGAACAGGCCTCGGCCGCTGTCCTGAAGATCGACCCCAGCCTGCGGATCGTCGCCTTCGGCCATGTCGGCGACGGCAACATCCACTACGACGTCCTGAGGGCGGACGGCGGCTCTGACCAGGCGCACAACGAGGCTCGGGACGCGGGGTCGAGGATCGTCCACGACATCGTCGCGGCGATGGACGGCTCCATCTCCGCCGAGCACGGCCTGGGCGCCGCCAAGACCGGCGACGCCTTGCGCTACAAGTCGCCGGTCGAGGTCGAGGCGTTGCGGGCGATCCGCGCCGCGCTCGATCCGAAGCGGATCATGAACCCGCGGGTCCTGTTCTAG
- the yaaA gene encoding peroxide stress protein YaaA, translating into MLMVISPAKALNFAASTQKLPLTTPAMKDDIAVLDGVTRKLRAADLRRLMDISEPLAQLNYERFQAFDPAVEDGLQAAIAFNGDVYSGLDARSLDPKAFTWTQNHLRILSGLYGLLRPADAIQPYRLEMGTRLKTKRGRSLYDFWGDRIALALNEAAEGHKDRTLVNLASQEYFGAVDARALTLPVITCRFLEEKAGVAKQISFFAKKARGMMARYAIDNRIDKAADLKAFDIAGYGFRKDLSSEADWVFLRQQATA; encoded by the coding sequence ATGTTGATGGTCATCTCGCCCGCCAAGGCGCTGAACTTCGCCGCCTCGACGCAGAAGCTGCCGCTCACCACGCCGGCCATGAAGGACGACATCGCCGTCCTCGACGGGGTGACGCGCAAGCTGCGCGCGGCCGACCTGCGCCGGCTGATGGACATCTCCGAGCCCCTGGCCCAGCTGAACTACGAGCGCTTCCAGGCTTTCGACCCCGCGGTCGAGGATGGACTGCAGGCGGCCATCGCCTTCAACGGCGACGTCTATTCGGGCCTGGACGCCCGCAGCCTGGATCCGAAGGCCTTCACCTGGACCCAGAACCACCTGCGTATCCTGTCGGGTCTCTACGGCCTGCTGCGGCCTGCCGACGCCATCCAGCCCTATCGCCTGGAGATGGGCACGCGACTGAAGACCAAGCGGGGCCGTAGCCTGTACGACTTCTGGGGCGACCGGATCGCCCTGGCCCTGAACGAAGCCGCCGAGGGCCACAAGGACCGGACGTTGGTGAACCTGGCGAGCCAGGAGTACTTCGGCGCCGTCGACGCCAGGGCCCTGACCCTGCCGGTGATCACCTGTCGCTTCCTCGAGGAGAAGGCGGGCGTCGCCAAGCAGATCAGCTTCTTCGCCAAGAAGGCCCGCGGGATGATGGCCCGCTACGCCATCGACAACCGCATCGACAAGGCCGCCGACCTGAAGGCCTTCGACATCGCCGGCTACGGCTTCCGCAAGGACCTGTCGTCCGAGGCCGACTGGGTGTTCCTGCGACAGCAGGCCACGGCCTAG
- a CDS encoding 3-hydroxybutyrate dehydrogenase, producing MDYGLKGQVAIVTGSTSGIGLGLAEALAQHGVNVVINGLGDRDAIEATRAGLSARNGVEVLYHDADMTQPHRIADMVSSTRNAFGRLDILVNNAGVQHVAPVDEFPTEWWDRIIGINLSSAFHASKAAIPPMRAAGHGRIVNIASAHGLVASPFKSAYVAAKHGVIGLTKTIALEVAQQGITANAICPGYVKTPLVEGQIADQAKARGISEEAVIKDVILAAQPTKQFVTVEQLAGLLLYLASDAGASVNGAALPVDGGWTAA from the coding sequence ATGGATTACGGGCTCAAGGGCCAGGTGGCCATCGTCACCGGCTCGACCAGCGGCATCGGGCTCGGACTCGCCGAGGCTCTCGCCCAGCACGGCGTCAATGTCGTGATCAACGGCCTGGGCGACCGCGACGCCATCGAGGCCACCCGCGCCGGCCTGTCGGCCCGCAACGGCGTCGAGGTGCTCTACCACGACGCCGACATGACCCAGCCGCACCGCATCGCCGACATGGTCAGCTCGACCCGCAACGCCTTCGGCCGACTGGACATCCTGGTCAACAACGCCGGCGTCCAGCACGTCGCGCCGGTGGACGAGTTCCCGACCGAGTGGTGGGACCGGATCATCGGCATCAACCTGAGCTCGGCCTTCCACGCGTCCAAGGCGGCGATCCCGCCGATGCGGGCGGCCGGCCATGGCCGGATCGTCAACATCGCCTCGGCCCACGGCCTGGTCGCCTCGCCGTTCAAGAGCGCCTATGTCGCCGCCAAGCACGGCGTCATCGGCCTGACCAAGACCATCGCCCTCGAAGTCGCCCAGCAGGGCATCACCGCCAACGCCATCTGCCCCGGCTATGTGAAGACGCCGCTGGTCGAGGGACAGATCGCCGACCAGGCCAAGGCCCGCGGCATCAGCGAGGAGGCCGTGATCAAGGACGTCATCCTGGCGGCCCAGCCGACCAAGCAGTTCGTCACTGTCGAGCAGCTGGCCGGGCTGCTGCTGTACCTGGCCTCCGACGCGGGGGCGTCGGTGAACGGCGCGGCCTTGCCGGTCGACGGCGGCTGGACGGCCGCGTGA
- a CDS encoding patatin-like phospholipase family protein, which translates to MKPRPIEPRPISLGLQGGGSHGAFEWGVIDRLLDEKKLEIGAVTAASAGAMNGACLISGLAAGGRQGAQETLAAFWRGVSNSDGRNGTVFGDSSVWTSMLTPDWLRETPAWRWAESLTGALSPYEFNPFNLNPLREVLEKTVDFEAVRRSPVKLYVSATGVRTGKAKIFKGESLTVEHLLASACLPTLFHAVEIDGEPYWDGGYLANPPLWPLFYADTPNDLLIVALNPFIREDLPKTPSEIMDRLNEITFNAALSAELRAVAFVQKLLDDGLLKENARGRYRRMFVHAIGADGRLSDLTMATKFKTDWSFLTDLRERGRQAADDWLAKNLKSVGVQSSVDLKAEFL; encoded by the coding sequence GTGAAGCCCCGCCCCATAGAGCCCAGGCCGATCAGCCTGGGGCTTCAAGGCGGCGGTTCGCACGGCGCCTTCGAATGGGGCGTCATCGATCGGCTGCTCGACGAAAAGAAGCTGGAGATCGGCGCGGTCACGGCCGCCTCCGCCGGGGCCATGAACGGCGCCTGCCTGATCAGCGGCCTGGCCGCCGGCGGCCGGCAAGGCGCCCAGGAGACCCTGGCGGCCTTCTGGCGCGGCGTCAGCAATTCCGACGGCCGCAACGGCACGGTGTTCGGCGACTCCAGCGTCTGGACCTCCATGCTGACGCCGGACTGGCTGCGCGAGACGCCGGCCTGGCGCTGGGCGGAGAGCCTGACCGGCGCCCTGAGCCCCTACGAGTTCAACCCGTTCAACCTGAACCCCCTGCGCGAGGTGCTGGAGAAGACGGTCGACTTCGAAGCGGTCCGCCGATCGCCCGTCAAGCTCTACGTCTCGGCCACCGGCGTCCGCACGGGCAAGGCCAAGATCTTCAAGGGCGAGTCCCTCACGGTCGAGCATCTGCTGGCCTCTGCCTGCCTGCCCACGCTGTTCCACGCGGTGGAGATCGACGGCGAGCCCTACTGGGACGGCGGCTATCTGGCCAACCCGCCGCTGTGGCCGCTGTTCTACGCCGACACGCCCAACGACCTGCTGATCGTCGCCCTGAACCCCTTCATCCGCGAGGACCTGCCCAAGACGCCGAGCGAGATCATGGACCGGTTGAACGAGATCACCTTCAACGCCGCCCTGTCCGCGGAGCTTCGCGCCGTCGCCTTCGTCCAGAAGCTGCTCGACGACGGACTGCTCAAGGAGAACGCCAGAGGCCGTTATCGCCGGATGTTCGTCCACGCCATCGGGGCCGACGGCCGCCTGAGCGATCTGACCATGGCGACGAAGTTCAAGACGGACTGGAGCTTTCTGACCGACCTGCGCGAGCGGGGCCGGCAGGCCGCGGACGACTGGCTGGCGAAGAACCTGAAGTCCGTCGGCGTCCAGTCCAGCGTCGACCTGAAAGCCGAGTTCCTGTGA
- a CDS encoding NUDIX hydrolase, whose product MSTTAPLQRPVPTVGVVCLKDDKVLLIKRGTPPRLGQWSLPGGRIEWAEPVTQAALRELKEETGVDAELTGLLDVVDGVFTSRETGETTRHFVMIDYAARWTGGEPVAGDDAAEARFFTREEAMAAVEWDLTRQVIAQAFDRFAA is encoded by the coding sequence GTGAGTACGACCGCGCCTCTCCAACGCCCGGTCCCCACCGTCGGCGTCGTCTGCCTGAAGGACGACAAGGTCCTGCTGATCAAGCGCGGCACCCCGCCTCGCCTCGGCCAATGGAGCCTGCCCGGCGGCCGCATCGAATGGGCTGAGCCGGTGACCCAGGCCGCCCTGCGGGAGCTGAAGGAGGAGACCGGCGTCGACGCCGAACTGACCGGCCTGCTCGACGTGGTCGACGGCGTCTTCACCTCGCGCGAGACCGGCGAGACGACCCGGCACTTCGTGATGATCGACTACGCGGCCCGGTGGACGGGCGGCGAGCCCGTGGCTGGCGACGACGCCGCCGAGGCGCGCTTCTTCACCCGTGAGGAGGCCATGGCGGCGGTCGAATGGGACCTGACCCGCCAGGTGATCGCCCAGGCGTTCGACCGCTTCGCCGCTTGA
- a CDS encoding NAD(P)H-dependent flavin oxidoreductase — protein MSLHTPLCDLLGVEHPILLAGMGGVSYAELAAAVSNAGGYGVLGMAGTQPEFIRDQMRKVRSLTDKPFGVDLLAASPESLTASVDVIIEEGASSFVAGLGVPMPIMEKLKKAGLKVMVVCGAVKHAVKAEQAGCDAVICQGGEGGGHTGLVGTLPLVAQAVEAVKIPVVGAGGLYDGRGLAACLALGAQGVWMGTRFIASAEAHAGDMYRQTIVEASDEDTVRTRCYSGKPMRVKKNPYVEDWESRPQDIQPFPMQAGISVRNGALGGIGGQIEGLDADKSCFAMGQSAGGVHDVLPAGEIVRRIMAEAEASIGRLGALKAA, from the coding sequence ATGTCCCTCCACACGCCTCTCTGCGACCTGCTCGGCGTCGAGCATCCCATCCTTCTCGCCGGCATGGGCGGGGTGTCCTACGCCGAGCTGGCGGCGGCGGTCAGCAACGCCGGCGGCTACGGCGTGCTCGGCATGGCCGGCACCCAGCCGGAGTTCATCCGCGACCAGATGCGCAAGGTCCGGTCGCTGACCGACAAGCCGTTCGGCGTCGACCTGCTGGCCGCCAGCCCCGAGAGCCTGACCGCCAGCGTCGACGTGATCATCGAGGAAGGCGCCTCGTCCTTCGTGGCCGGCCTGGGCGTGCCCATGCCGATCATGGAGAAGCTCAAGAAGGCCGGTCTGAAGGTGATGGTCGTCTGCGGGGCCGTGAAGCACGCGGTGAAGGCCGAACAGGCCGGCTGCGACGCGGTCATCTGCCAGGGCGGCGAAGGCGGCGGCCACACCGGTCTCGTCGGCACCCTGCCCCTGGTCGCCCAGGCGGTCGAGGCGGTGAAGATCCCGGTGGTCGGCGCCGGCGGCCTGTACGACGGCCGCGGCCTGGCCGCCTGCCTGGCGCTGGGCGCCCAGGGCGTCTGGATGGGGACCCGCTTCATCGCCAGCGCCGAGGCCCATGCCGGCGACATGTACCGCCAGACCATCGTCGAGGCCTCGGACGAGGACACCGTCCGCACCCGCTGCTACAGCGGCAAGCCGATGCGGGTGAAGAAGAACCCCTACGTCGAGGATTGGGAGAGCCGTCCGCAGGACATCCAGCCCTTCCCGATGCAGGCCGGCATCAGCGTCCGCAACGGGGCCCTGGGCGGCATCGGCGGCCAGATCGAGGGCCTGGACGCGGACAAGTCCTGCTTCGCCATGGGCCAGAGCGCCGGCGGCGTCCACGACGTCCTTCCGGCCGGCGAGATCGTCCGCCGCATCATGGCCGAGGCCGAAGCCTCGATCGGCCGCCTGGGCGCGCTGAAGGCGGCGTAG
- a CDS encoding DUF1330 domain-containing protein — protein sequence MPAFVIMLRDETLDPEEFATYGKKAPAARGEHKITPRAFYGKHEVLEGDDVEGAVILEFPTFEEAKAWYDSPAYQEALQHRLKGATYRVLIVQGV from the coding sequence ATGCCCGCCTTCGTGATCATGCTCCGCGACGAGACCCTCGATCCCGAGGAATTCGCGACCTACGGCAAGAAGGCGCCGGCCGCCCGCGGCGAGCACAAGATCACGCCGCGCGCCTTCTACGGAAAGCACGAGGTCCTGGAGGGCGACGACGTCGAGGGCGCGGTGATCCTGGAGTTCCCGACCTTCGAGGAGGCCAAGGCCTGGTACGACAGCCCCGCCTACCAGGAAGCGCTGCAGCACCGCCTGAAGGGCGCGACGTACCGGGTGCTCATCGTCCAGGGGGTGTAG
- a CDS encoding TetR/AcrR family transcriptional regulator gives MGRPRAFDRDQAIEQAMDVFWRHGYEGASMAELTDAMGINPPSVYGAFGNKEGLFRAVLDRYAEGRADFMDDVLSAPTSRQVVERYLRGSAELALEPKKPAGCLVLQSGLTCGKGGEAVVEELTERRRDPECRLKTRFERARDEGDLPRGLDPLTLARYLVAVNNGLCVQATGGATRRDLQQVAEMALRAWPGN, from the coding sequence ATGGGCAGACCCCGCGCCTTTGACCGGGACCAGGCGATCGAACAGGCGATGGACGTCTTCTGGCGTCATGGCTACGAGGGCGCGTCCATGGCCGAGCTGACCGACGCCATGGGGATCAACCCGCCCAGCGTCTACGGCGCCTTCGGCAACAAGGAAGGGCTGTTCCGGGCCGTCCTGGACCGCTACGCCGAGGGGCGGGCGGACTTCATGGATGATGTCCTGAGCGCCCCGACCTCGCGCCAGGTCGTCGAGCGCTACCTGCGCGGTTCGGCCGAGCTGGCGCTGGAGCCGAAGAAGCCGGCCGGCTGCCTGGTCCTGCAGAGCGGGCTCACCTGCGGCAAGGGCGGCGAGGCGGTGGTCGAGGAGCTGACCGAGCGCCGTCGCGACCCGGAATGCCGGCTGAAGACCCGGTTCGAACGGGCCCGGGACGAGGGCGACCTGCCGCGCGGCCTCGATCCCCTGACGCTGGCCCGCTACCTGGTGGCGGTGAACAACGGCCTGTGCGTCCAGGCGACGGGCGGCGCCACGCGCAGGGACCTGCAGCAGGTGGCCGAGATGGCGCTGCGGGCCTGGCCGGGGAACTGA
- a CDS encoding SDR family NAD(P)-dependent oxidoreductase: MSKPLSGKVALVTGASRGIGAAIARKLADDGADVVVSYSASPDKAQAVVAELQAKGVRAEAIQADQADAAQVEQLVRTAADRFGRLDILVNNAGVFVTGAVDQAANDLDAFERQYAINVKAVATAVRTAAPLLPDEGRVITIGSICGDRGWETLGDYSATKAAVAGYSRVWARDLGLRGITVNVVQPGPIDTDMNPADGDHAENQKQGVALGRYGRAEEVAAAVAFLASPSASFITGTTLNVDGGAVA, encoded by the coding sequence ATGAGCAAACCGCTTTCCGGCAAGGTCGCCCTGGTCACCGGCGCGTCGCGCGGCATCGGCGCGGCGATCGCGCGCAAACTGGCCGACGACGGCGCCGACGTGGTCGTCAGCTACAGCGCCTCGCCCGACAAGGCCCAGGCCGTCGTCGCCGAGCTCCAGGCCAAGGGCGTCCGCGCCGAGGCCATCCAGGCCGACCAGGCCGACGCCGCCCAGGTCGAGCAGCTGGTGCGCACGGCCGCGGATCGCTTCGGCCGGCTGGACATCCTGGTCAACAACGCCGGCGTCTTCGTCACCGGCGCGGTCGACCAGGCCGCCAACGACCTGGACGCCTTCGAGCGCCAGTACGCCATCAACGTCAAGGCCGTGGCCACGGCGGTTCGCACCGCCGCCCCGCTGCTGCCCGACGAGGGCCGGGTCATCACCATCGGCTCGATCTGCGGCGATCGCGGCTGGGAGACCCTGGGCGACTACTCGGCCACCAAGGCCGCCGTCGCCGGCTACAGCCGCGTCTGGGCGCGAGACCTGGGCCTTCGCGGGATCACGGTCAACGTCGTCCAGCCAGGCCCGATCGACACCGACATGAATCCGGCCGACGGCGACCACGCCGAGAACCAGAAGCAGGGCGTCGCCCTCGGTCGCTACGGCCGGGCCGAGGAAGTCGCCGCCGCCGTGGCCTTCCTGGCCAGTCCGTCGGCCAGTTTCATCACCGGAACGACCCTGAACGTCGACGGCGGCGCCGTCGCCTGA
- a CDS encoding MFS transporter, with amino-acid sequence MTPPVQDAAVETLDRASALAPTTEAQPWLLAVLSIAVGTFVLVTSEFLPVGLLTDIAASLKVTEGAAGLSVTVPGLVAAVAAPLIAIGAGSLDRRALLLGLIALLVGSNLISTFATSLEMLVAGRTLMGVAVGGFWAMAGALGMRLAGEAKGPRAVAIIFAGVSVGTVCGVPAGSLIGELAGWRAAFGIAAGVAVLALVAQLIFLPPMPQNQKTTARNLIAPFAVPKARLGLLAALFLAGGHFASYTYVQPFLQQVSHMNAGQITGLLLLFGAGGLVGNFLGGLALEKSVRATKVVMALSMGSAVLGLAAFGGDQLAASIAIAFWGLAFGAMPICIQTWMFKAAPEAMETSGALLVTTFQVALASGALLGGLLVDHVGVTQAMIVGGSASLFTAFLIWTFGGDRKVPARPPHE; translated from the coding sequence GTGACGCCGCCTGTTCAAGACGCCGCGGTCGAGACGCTCGACCGCGCATCCGCCCTTGCGCCCACGACCGAGGCCCAGCCCTGGCTGCTGGCCGTCCTGTCGATCGCCGTCGGCACCTTCGTGCTGGTCACCAGCGAGTTCCTGCCGGTCGGGCTGCTGACCGACATCGCCGCCAGCCTCAAGGTGACCGAGGGCGCCGCCGGACTGTCGGTGACCGTGCCCGGCCTGGTCGCCGCCGTGGCCGCCCCGCTGATCGCCATCGGCGCCGGTTCGCTCGACCGGCGCGCCCTGCTGCTCGGCCTGATCGCGCTGCTGGTCGGCTCGAACCTGATCTCCACCTTCGCGACCAGCCTGGAGATGCTGGTCGCCGGACGCACCCTGATGGGCGTGGCCGTCGGCGGCTTCTGGGCCATGGCCGGCGCGCTCGGCATGCGGCTGGCCGGCGAGGCCAAGGGTCCGCGCGCCGTCGCCATCATCTTCGCCGGCGTCTCGGTCGGCACCGTCTGCGGCGTCCCCGCCGGCTCCCTGATCGGCGAGCTGGCCGGCTGGCGCGCCGCCTTCGGAATCGCCGCCGGCGTCGCCGTCCTCGCCCTGGTCGCCCAGCTGATCTTCCTGCCGCCGATGCCGCAGAACCAGAAGACCACCGCCCGCAACCTGATCGCGCCCTTCGCCGTGCCCAAGGCCCGTTTGGGCCTGCTGGCGGCGCTGTTCCTGGCCGGCGGCCACTTCGCCTCCTACACCTACGTCCAGCCGTTCCTGCAGCAGGTCTCGCACATGAACGCCGGCCAGATCACCGGCCTGCTGCTGCTGTTCGGCGCCGGCGGCCTGGTCGGCAACTTCCTGGGCGGGCTGGCGCTGGAGAAGAGCGTCCGCGCCACCAAGGTCGTCATGGCCCTCTCGATGGGTTCGGCCGTGCTGGGGCTGGCGGCGTTCGGCGGCGACCAGCTGGCGGCCTCGATCGCGATCGCCTTCTGGGGCCTGGCCTTCGGCGCCATGCCGATCTGCATCCAGACCTGGATGTTCAAGGCCGCGCCCGAGGCCATGGAGACCAGCGGCGCGCTGCTGGTGACCACCTTCCAGGTCGCCCTGGCGTCGGGGGCCCTGCTGGGCGGCCTGCTGGTCGACCATGTGGGCGTGACCCAGGCCATGATCGTGGGCGGCTCCGCCTCCCTGTTCACGGCCTTCCTGATCTGGACGTTCGGGGGCGACCGGAAGGTCCCGGCCAGGCCCCCTCACGAGTAG
- a CDS encoding TMEM165/GDT1 family protein produces the protein MEAFLVSTGLVAIAEIGDKTMLLAIVLAARFRKPWPILAGILAATLANHALAATVGALAGEFLQGPWMKWVLGVLFIGFAGWALIPDKFEDSEAPSTMKAGSVFLTTLVAFFLVEMGDKTQVATAALAARFEQILLVTAGTTFGMMLANAPAVFIGEAAAQRLPLKYIRWAAAACFAAIGVWILIAG, from the coding sequence ATGGAAGCCTTCCTCGTCTCCACCGGCCTCGTGGCCATCGCGGAGATCGGCGACAAGACGATGCTGCTGGCCATCGTTCTCGCCGCGCGATTCCGAAAGCCCTGGCCGATCCTGGCCGGCATCCTGGCCGCCACCCTGGCCAACCACGCCCTCGCCGCCACGGTCGGCGCCCTGGCCGGCGAGTTCCTGCAGGGGCCGTGGATGAAGTGGGTGCTGGGCGTGCTGTTCATCGGCTTCGCCGGCTGGGCCCTGATCCCCGACAAGTTCGAGGACAGCGAGGCGCCCAGCACGATGAAGGCCGGCTCGGTCTTCCTGACCACGCTGGTGGCCTTCTTCCTCGTGGAGATGGGCGACAAGACCCAGGTGGCCACGGCTGCTCTGGCGGCGCGCTTCGAGCAGATCCTGCTGGTCACCGCCGGCACCACCTTCGGGATGATGCTGGCCAACGCCCCGGCGGTGTTCATCGGCGAGGCGGCGGCCCAGCGCCTGCCGCTGAAGTACATCCGCTGGGCGGCCGCGGCCTGCTTCGCGGCGATCGGGGTCTGGATCCTGATCGCCGGCTAA